CAGTAATAAAGTATGCACTGCTGCTGACTGCACAGGCAACAGTTTTCAGTACTACAAACACTCACTCACTCGTAGTTTAAGATTTATTTATAGATATTGCCTTTTAGTTTTCAATACCCGCCCTGACACCAGCTGTCAACTGATCTTCCTCATGTTTTGGAGAATACCGTGGTTTCTAACACATTTTCAAGTTTGTAACGTGTACGTTCACTAATTTGTCGAAAGACAGCAAGCTGGCTTTAGCTGCACCACTAAACAGGAAATTAATAAAGGATAGCGGGTGTGAAATAAAACTATCTACAGGAATCCGCTTCCCAGATCTGTGCAAAGCACTTCCTTCTTTCCACAgacttaaaaaaagaacaggaggGAGGGGGAAGGAAGCTGTATTTTTGTATTTGATCAAAACAACACGAAGATGTAAGCGTGCGCGTTTCTTGTTAATAAACCTGCGTGGTATGTGTTCGATGCAGCAGAACGTGAGAACTCACGGAAACGTTTTTTCTTGTGCGTCAAATTGCAAGGCCAAATAAGTCTGCGTACTGCGTAAGCTACCTGATGTCTTGACTACAGTAGATAATGTATATATACCAAATAATCACTAGAAAAATGTCCCACAACAAAATTGTAACTCGCGACGACCCACGGAGGCAAGGTTTCTGGCGCCCACGCACTCCACCACActttaccaaccgttcgctgcaaTTTTGTAGGTATTTCATGTGGTTGTTGCGATACAGGATGCGAGCGTCGGTGCGTATGTAAAATTACGACAAAGGCGTATGTTGTACGATTCAATAAGGGTAACGCAACTGATAACTTCAGTTCCCACACGTCAAGTACTTGCGCCAAGTCTTACAGCGCCAGAAAGGAATCTGGCGTTGCAATCGTGTATCCTATTGACAATTATGGCAAGTACAGGCTTGGGATTGTATCGTGGTAGCCGGTGAACTGTTTACGGATCTTTTGcggcagtttcagtttcgttttttttttgcgtagagtAGGTAGTAGGGTGGGTGCGACAGACTGGAGCGGTGCCTTTGTAGTTCAAAAAAGCTAAAACTGGTaggcctctcaatttactgcaacgctggagctgtaCAAGTTGTGCttgacagtttaagcgaagcgttGTCCACTCATTAAGCGTCGTCCAGTCATTAAGTAGTAAAATGTGTTTTTTACAATTTTTCTTGCAAATCTACTGTTTGCCACTGCAGGTAcaagaaatgaaaacaaaataattaTACTGTGCGTTGCAGGATGTGGTCTGTAAATGAGGTAGCTAATTAATTATTCAaaaacaatatataaaaatttggtACGCAATCACagttttaggggagaagcttcaAAAGCCGTGGGTTTGTCCAGGCATGTCTGTGAACGGTTTGtgaccacctagttgtatgactcactcagcattTAGGGCTAGTGTGAGTGACATGTAAGCagatggaaagacagacagacagacgctagggcaggcggaagcaagaactaatggacgaacggaagcacggacgaacgtACGCTTCACCCCATTCGTCATCaacaatgatgatgagtgggccgagGCATTCTTCCGTGCGGGCTATGCTGTGCTCTGCGAATatgctgcacggacggacgcgtgcatagacgcacggacgaacgcgtgaacagacgcatggatggatgcatggacgaaagtacggatggacgcttcgccccactccttattattcactccgtggttatgctgtgattttctatTATCTCGTGACAATACgcattttcattctttttttcccaGCAGCTGGCAAACGGCAGTTTTTACACATttgtggaaggcacacaacacacaGATGCCTTGAAAGGTCATGTTACTTAGGGTCGTGTGTTTCACATCTTTAACCTATATACATAGTTACCGAATAGTCCGAAATCACGCGAGTTGAAGGTGTTAACGCGGCTAGCTTCTACAGTACGTTTCTGCTGCGAGCAACTCTAGCTGCTaatgtcactttaaaaatgaAGACTAGAGACTAGAACTCTAAGACCTTCCTACTCCCGAGGCGAAAACTTGTATTTCGTGTATGTTGCTTGAGTACCACACGTATGCAAGCAAGAAACTGCATGCAGCCGCGCAACACTCTTTGGCTGGTCATCATCGCTATAGGCGGCTTGCGCAGaatgcatcaaaatagcagactCCGTAGAAGACGACGCTGTTGTCTCCAGCCTCCATAGCGGTGGAGGGGAAAGACATCGAGCAACCCAATAGCGCCCAATTTCGTAATGTTTTCAGGACGCCCGAGCAAGCGCAGTTTCGCCTCCTCAAATGTTATTGCTCCatgctttcgtcatccattcacgacccataataccaaatttggtattggtgAAGCTGGcggaacgaccgcgagcgcatcatgagcgtggcatatagtcatgttgttacatggcacgcgcctgatgattatcatgtttgcaccagtcacataccttcgtcatccattcatgtcccgtaataccaaatttcgcataagggaaggtagcgaaacagccgcgagcgcatcatgagcgtagcatgtagtcatattgttacatgacacgcatctcatgactatcatgttcgcATCATTCACGTACCTTCGTGATCCATCCTTGTCCCGTGATCCCTAATTTGGTATTTGCGAAGCAAGCGagacggccgcaagcgcattaacagtgtggcatgtaataatgttgtaacataacacgcatgtcataatttttatgtgagGGTCTGTATCTTGGATTCGCCATGTAGTCATATCAtgcgataccagttttgcagcattcCATGCGAAGAAacctaccgcaagagcagcaagaccatgaaatgtaaatcccccaggtggtcaaaatttccggagccctccactacggcgtctctcatattcttatggtggttttgggacgttaaaccccacaaatcaatcaatcaatcaatgaaatgtaaatcatgacattgatgacatacatgtcataatttttatgctatgactagtcacttatgctccgCATACCGTCATGTTGTGCCATCCTAATTTTGATattgataccactatcgaaacggccagtagagctaaaTGTTGTtggcgtagatagatagatagatagatagatagatagatagatagatagatagatagatagatagatagatagatagatagatagatagatagatagatagatagatagacagatagccccgccgcggtggtctagtggctaaggtactcggctgctgacccgcaggtcgcgggttcgaatcccggctgcggcggctgcatttccgatggaggcggaaatggtgtaggcccgtgtactcagatttgggcgcacgttaaagaaccgcaggtggtcgaaatttccggagccctccactacggcgtctctcataatcatcagtggttttgggacgttaaaccccacatatcaatcagttagatagatagatagatagatagatagatagatagatagatagatagatagatagatagatagatagattcaacgtcgctgaagttcgctaagaaatgttttgcaTTTAAAATAACTTATGTTTTAATTTCCTTCTGCCCATATTTGTGGCGCACATGAATGTTTTCGTGGCTGCTGGATCCATTCATGGACAAGGTGGAGGACAGACCACACAATGACAGCACGTAACTTATAGCAAATGTCTCGAGTGAGGCACTAAGCTCCCCGCAAAGTGTCATGAATGTGGCTGTCAATAAATAAATGGTCACACCACGTAATACACTTGACGATAGGCAGCTATGAAGCAGTTTCGTTGTGTACCCGAGCTCAAAGTGTATTCAATTTCAAGTCCTATTTTTTCTCCAAAAAAAAGTGCGCGTCAGAATTGAGTGGATACAAACATACAGATATACGTTTGATGACAGTAAAAAACTTTTGAGCCGAAATAGAAATTGAAAAAATTCCCATATTGTTGAACAAAGCAAAATGAACCCAAATGCCTAGTTAACTGCTTTCTGACATAGTGAAGTAGAAATAAGTTTTCTGAATTGTTTTCCTTTGATCTATTCACTTGACCTTTTTTTGTACATTACATTTGAGTTACGTATGAAGATGACAAGAGAAAACAATGTTAAGCGGAACACAAGTGCGATCCTAAAGAGGCCCTCTAATGCTTGAAAACGTCGCTGCTGGCTGTATACCTCGCAGTGACACTCGCCAGTGCTACTGCGATCGGAAATGACGCCGGAAGGTAGCCACCAAATGATTGGTTGTATGTAACGTTAAATATAATCGCGGAATTGTATCAAATCAAAAATTACTATTGGATTACTCAAAGCGACAGAAATCGTAGCACTTCGAATTTTCTAGTTTCAAAACTGCAAAGCCGGTGAACGAATGCGCCGAACGCCGTTTGCTGTGGCAAACGCGCCGGTGATGCTCCGGGTGtcgttatttgaaaaaaaaaataaataaaagcgttGATATAGGGCACGGCATCTGGCCGCAAAGGGAACGGCACCTGGCACGGCACATAGGGCACGGCACCTGGCGGCAAAGGCACACGGATAATTCGTTTGTGTTCATTGCGCAGATAATCGCAACCCTGCTGCTGATAACCGCAGGCCACGGCCCTGGTGAGCTACAAAGCCTACGGATGAATGACGCGCATGCTGCGCATCTACTTCCAGCCCACCATATCACCGAGGCCGTcctgctgacatcgcacagcaccagCACATTTCGTCATCAGCTGCCCTCGTCGACCACTCCGAGCGCCTGTTCGGACTTGGATTCGGCGATGGTGGCGCACCGAGCCCTTCGTGCTATAAGAAGAGACGACACATTTCCGTGGGCTGTAGGGCACGGCACTTGGCCGCAAAAGCACATGGATAACCCGTTTGTGTTCATTGCGCAGGTGAGAAAACACTTTCAGCATTGCATGCGTTCAAACGAGCCTTGTTtaattgtgctgccgtgccctggGCTGCTGTGTGAACTTTGCTTTGCAATAGTGCATCTCGCCAAATTATTGCTACTAGCCGGTGATGTAGAATCCAACCCGGGTCCCGACACACCAGAAATTTGACGGCAACTACAACAAATCCTAAAGGAGTTAAAAGATATGAAGGAACAACGCCTAAACGCAATAGACAAGAAACTAGAACAGCTTACAACCCTGGATAAAAAGATTTCGTCTTGCGCAAAATTGGTCACTAACCTACAGAAAGTCGTTTCAACACTAGTACTAAGACTGGACGATCTCGAAAAATCACTCCAGACGATCAAATTTATTAGTATATGGTATGCCAGAAGAAGCCAAAAAAAGCGAAGACACGTTAGAATTCGCAGTAAATGAAAAAGTTTTCAAAAACACCTTCAAGCTTGATGCTGTAAGTATCGCACGTATGCACAGACTAGGCAGGCCAGATGCTTCTAAAAGAAGACCAGTAATTCTCAAACTTCTCGATTTTAGggacaaaacaaaaaacttgaaaaattgttCCAAGTTGAAGGGGTCAGGATTCTCTATTTCCGAAGACTTTTCACCACGCGTACGGGATTAGCGAAGAAAATTGTGGAATTTTGTCAAATCAAGGAAAGAATCTGGCGACAAAGTGAGTCTAATTTACGATAAACTGCGAATAAGCGGAGATATGTTCTACTGGGACGAGTAGAATAATACTGTAGTTCCCTTGAAATCTGCTTCCGTGAATCCTGACACAAAAAACCAGCAGCGAAGCTATCGAAATCTTTGCTCCCACCGAAACTAACATCCCACATGTCCTTTTTGAACATAAATGCCCGTAGCatgcatattgaaaaaaaaaaaagactcccttGGAGCCTTGCTTCTTAAGTTTGAGCCCGATTTTGTAACACTAATGGAAACCTGGCTAATAGGAGATATTAAAGATGATGAGATAGCCCCTCTCAACTACGCTATCATCCGGAAAGACCGGACGACACGAGGCGGAGGTGTGGCCATTCTAGTCAAAAAAGATATTCCGTTTTTAGTGTTACCCGATGTTGTGGGCGCTGAGGCTATCTTTTGTAAGCTGAGCTATGATGTGTGCACTGTAGTCGTTGGTTGCGTATATCGCAGTCCTTCGTCCGACTTCGACAATATACGCCGATTGCATAAGTACACAGAACAACATGTGCCGTCATCCAGATCAATAATcgcaggtgattttaacgcgcctGGTGTTGACTGGCACACAATGCAGCATCATTCATTCTGTGCGGATGTGTTATTTGATTTTATGTTATCGTTCAACCTTTCACAAATAGTAACTGAACCTACACGTATACAGGGATCCAGCTCTTCCATATTAGACCTAATATTTCTCAGCCATCACTTCATAAGCGAAGAAACTAATTTATGTCTTCTAGATGGTATTTCCGATCACAAGATCACATCTTGCACCGTACCCCTTTATGACACTGTTACCCCTCAAGAAATAGTCGCGTACCCTGACTACAGTAAAGCTGAGGACACTAATATACTTGATCACCCTGCTGATGAGTATGAATCGTTTGTTGAACTTTCCCGTAACAGCAGTACCGACATCGATGCCTTGTGGCTCGCGCTAAAAGCGATCATTTATCATTGTATAAATAAGTACGTGCCGATTAGAAAGAAGCAGCCTAATAAGCGTAATCCATAGATTACGCGCGATGTTATACACGCCAAACGTAAAGTAAAAAGGATGAGAAAACTGCTGaaattgattgattttgtggagtttaacgtcccgaaaccaccatatgattatgagagacgccatagtggagggctccagaaattttgaccacctggagttctttaacgtgcacccaaatctgagcacacgggcctacaacatttccgcctccatcggaaatggaaaACTGCTGAAAACCAACCCAATAAAATACACACAGCACGATCTCAGCACGGCTATCGAATACatgaaataaaaaattaataCAGCTAAGCAATTCTACTTCATAAACACACTCACTAACTTTTTGAAATCAGCCCCAACGAAGTTCTGGAACTACATAAACCCGAAAACTCGCAATGATGACGGAACGATAGATGTAGACAACCGAAGGTCTGCTAACCTGCTTAATGACTACTTCTGCTCTGTCTTCACGGAGGATGACGGCACACTACCACAGATACGTCCGTAGGAATTAAAGCCTCTAGATCAGCTATTAATCCCTGAAGCAGGCATACTTAATTTGCTGCTCAAACTAGATTCTAAGAAATCATCAGGACCTGACAATATATCAAATGCATTCCTTCACAGATACGCTGAGTGGATAGCCAAGTACCTATTAATCATCTTTAACAAATCATTGTCATCAGGGACCCTTCCTAACGACTAGAAAACAGCTAAAGTAAAACCTATTCATAAATCAGGAAGGAAAACCGAACCCTCTAACTACAGACCCATCTCACTGACATTCACAGCCTGCAAACTGTTGGAACACATCATCTCAAAGCACATAACCAAACACCTTGAAAAGGAACAAATGCTAGCACCCTGTCAGCATGGATTTCGAAAAGGTGTCTCCACAGTCACGCAACTACTTGAACACGATGTATCGCTGAGTGTCGACCTACAGAAACAATTCGATCTTATCTTTTTAGacttttcaaaagcttttgaccGGGTATCACATGACAAACTAATTCATAAACTCGAACTAACCTTGGGGAAAGGGTCCATGGTCGATTGGATAAAAGATTATCTTAGTGACCGCACTCAGTTTGTAGAAGTCAGCCGGCAACATTCCCATAAATCTAGCGTAAGATCCGGAGTTTCACAAGGAAGCGTTCTGGCTCCAATTTAATTTCTTATATACATTAATTATCTCCCTCGTAATATTCCTGTCAGCGTCAGACTtttcgctgatgactgcgttttatacAAAGTAATTTACTCTTATAGTGACCATCTTGCATTAAACAACTCTTTATCTTTAGTATTCAAATGGTGTAAAGAATGGCAAATGACACTGAACGTTAAAAAATCAGCTGTCCTATcaataacgagaaaaaaacacacatctGATTTTAACTACACTATAGGCAGCGCCACACTCAGCGCAGTGAAagagtataaataccttggctTAACACTAACCCATGACTTTAGATGGGAACGCCACGTAAGCAACGTCACCTCGTCTGCactgaaaaaattgtttttttttaaatagacgTCTAATACTAGCCCCCCCTACCACAAAGCTATTAGCATACCAAACCTTTGTCAGATCAACTTTGGAGTACGCTAACGTTGTTTGGTTTCCTTCCACTAAAGAACTCATTTACAAACTCGAGGCCGTCCAAAGGAAGGCAATAAGATGCATTTATAATAAATATAGGCTAAAAGATTCGCCCACAGAATTACTAAAACAGGCCGGTATCCTCACCTTACAAAACCGACCCAAGCTTGCGCGATTAAAAATGGTGTACCAGCTAATTCACAAAGACAAAGATTGACAGTTCTAAATACTTATCTTTAACCCAAACGCCGCACAAACACGCATTATCATTACATGAGCATGTCATCGATACGGAAAGtcataaatattcattttttaatGACACGTGAATGGAACAGGCTCGATCCTAGCGTAACAACAAGCGTGACGTTACCTTCCTTTTCAACCTTGCTTGAAGATCAGCTACATGCTGCCCAGTTATGAGCCATCTGTATCATCCTTACTTCTGTATAACTTTTTTACATCAGTGCGTTTTTCGCTCCTGTTTTCCCTTTGTATGCCgctttgttcactttttttttgctgttacacTGTACGCATAATTTCGTTTATCCTACATACTGTTACTTCGTCTATTTTCACCATTTTTACATAAACATAttttttacttcagttttgccattaTACACCTCTTTGACCACCCCTTTTTTACGTATTAGGATGTACCATTAATATGATGTACTATTACGTATTCCCGTCTGCCTTTGTTAACCGCCACTATTTTTTATGCATAATAAATATTTGATATTTTTATTGTCATATTGCAACAATTCAATATGCCCTTCCTGTAAAGATCCCTGAGGGGAtcgacagtatgaataaataaataaaaataaatatatacgTCATTGCAAGAAGAAAGATCAGTAAAGCAACAAAACGTTATAGAAACGTTCGCGAGTTGGCTCGTTTCACACGtatcgttccttcttcaagtaccacattgttaccatcgcaacggcgAATATATTACGCTGAACGTAGcaggcaatatgtcatgtgagcttcctgtacggtagggct
The nucleotide sequence above comes from Rhipicephalus microplus isolate Deutch F79 chromosome 2, USDA_Rmic, whole genome shotgun sequence. Encoded proteins:
- the LOC142785025 gene encoding uncharacterized protein LOC142785025, producing MNDAHAAHLLPAHHITEAVLLTSHSTSTFRHQLPSSTTPSACSDLDSAMVAHRALRAIRRDDTFPWAVGHGTWPQKHMDNPFVFIAQCYQEDVKAWFKPA